In Populus nigra chromosome 1, ddPopNigr1.1, whole genome shotgun sequence, one genomic interval encodes:
- the LOC133701634 gene encoding protein DMR6-LIKE OXYGENASE 2-like, with amino-acid sequence MSPPANLLLADLASTGVKQIPTSYIRPISDRPNLSDVQISDVPIPLIDLHGLNGPNHSLIIEQISQACENDGFFQVKNHGIPEEIIGNVMNMARQFFNLPASERLKNYSDDPTKNTRLSTSFNVKTEQISSWRDFLRLHCYPLEDYIHEWPCNPPSFRRDVAEYCTSIRGLVLKLLEAISESLGLERDHIDKKLGKHGQHMAMNYYPPCPQPELTYGLPGHTDPNLITILLQDDVPGLQVLRNGKWIAVNPIPNTFIINIGDQMQVLSNDRYKSVLHRAVVNCNNERISIPTFYCPSTDAVIGPPNELIDDDHPAVYRDFTYGEYYERFWNRGLVKECCLDLFKASPDS; translated from the exons ATGTCTCCCCCTGCTAATCTACTACTAGCCGACCTTGCATCAACAGGTGTAAAGCAAATTCCTACTAGCTACATCCGTCCCATCTCCGATCGCCCCAATCTCTCCGATGTTCAGATTTCCGACGTCCCCATTCCTCTAATTGACCTTCACGGCCTGAATGGTCCTAACCATTCTCTTATAATCGAACAAATTAGCCAAGCTTGCGAAAACGATGGCTTCTTCCAG GTGAAGAATCATGGGATACCAGAGGAAATAATCGGTAACGTCATGAACATGGCTAGGCAATTCTTCAATTTGCCTGCAAGTGAAAGGTTAAAAAATTACTCTGATGATCCTACTAAGAACACCAGGTTGTCTACAAGCTTTAATGTTAAGACAGAACAGATTTCTAGTTGGAGAGATTTCTTGCGACTTCATTGTTACCCTCTTGAAGATTACATACATGAATGGCCTTGCAATCCCCCATCATTCAG GAGAGATGTGGCTGAATATTGTACAAGCATTAGAGGTCTTGTGTTAAAACTGCTCGAGGCCATATCAGAAAGTTTGGGGCTGGAAAGAGACCACATAGATAAGAAATTGGGCAAGCATGGACAGCATATGGCTATGAACTACTATCCACCGTGTCCACAGCCAGAGCTCACGTATGGATTGCCAGGACATACCGACCCTAATTTAATCACCATTCTTTTGCAAGATGACGTGCCTGGATTGCAGGTTCTGAGGAATGGCAAGTGGATTGCTGTGAATCCCATTCCCAATACCTTCATTATCAACATTGGTGATCAAATGCAG GTACTTAGCAACGACCGTTACAAAAGCGTGCTTCATCGAGCAGTGGTGAACTGTAACAACGAGCGAATATCCATACCAACATTCTACTGTCCTTCGACAGATGCTGTCATAGGCCCCCCTAATGAGCTAATTGACGACGATCATCCGGCAGTTTACAGAGATTTTACATATGGTGAATACTATGAGAGGTTTTGGAATAGAGGACTCGTAAAAGAATGCTGCTTAGACTTGTTCAAAGCCTCTCCTGATTCatga